One window of Phalacrocorax carbo chromosome 1, bPhaCar2.1, whole genome shotgun sequence genomic DNA carries:
- the CHPT1 gene encoding cholinephosphotransferase 1 isoform X1, with translation MAVPWALPAPLSPAQLKRLEQHRYSAAGRSLLEPWLQPYWAWLVEQVPLGLAPNAITLGGLLLNCLTALPLIACCPTATEQAPFWAYILGALGLFIYQSLDAIDGKQARRTNSSSPLGELFDHGCDSISTVFVVLGSCIAIRLGTNPDWLFFSCFVGLFMFYSAHWQTYVSGILRFGKVDVTEAQIAITVLLLISACGGTAIWDFKVPLVGLELKFFAVFVILCGTALSFFNYFRVIFGGGVGKNGSTIAGTSVLSPGLHIGLLITLAIMIYKKSTTQLFEKHSCLYILTFGFVNAKISQKLVVAHMTKSEICLQDTAFIGPGLLFLDQYFNSFVDEYIVLWIALFISLFDMLRYATGVCLQIAAHLHIHVFRISSHQAPEQVQVVSPLSHQNNMD, from the exons atgGCCGTGCCCTGGGCTCTGCCCGCGCCCCTCAGCCCGGCGCAGCTGAAGCGCCTGGAGCAGCACCGCTACAGCGCGGCCGGGCGCTCGCTGCTGGAGCCGTGGCTGCAGCCCTATTGGGCCTGGCTGGTGGAGCAGGTCCCTCTGGGGCTGGCCCCCAACGCCATCACCCTGGGCGGCCTCTTGCTGAACTGCCTGACGGCGCTGCCGCTCATCGCCTGCTGCCCCACCGCCACCGAGCAG GCACCTTTTTGGGCATACATCCTGGGTGCATTAGGACTTTTTATCTACCAGTCTCTGGATGCCATTGATGGGAAGCAAGCCAGAAGAACAAACAGTAGTTCTCCTCTAGGAGAACTCTTTGATCATGGTTGCGACTCTATTTCCACAG tttttgttgTCCTTGGATCCTGCATAGCAATCCGACTAGGAACAAATCCTGACTGgttgtttttcagttgttttgtgGGACTGTTCATGTTCTATTCTGCTCACTGGCAGACATATGTATCAGGCATACTAAGGTTTGGAAA AGTTGATGTAACTGAAGCTCAGATAGCCATAACAGTGCTGCTCTTGATATCTGCGTGTGGTGGAACAGCAATATGGGACTTTAAG GTCCCTTTGGTGGGCTTAGAGCTGAAGTTCTTTGCAGTTTTTGTCATACTGTGTGGAAcagcactttcttttttcaattaCTTCCGTGTCATCTTTGGTGGAGGGGTTGGAAAGAATGGATCTACGATAGCA GGAACAAGTGTTCTTTCACCAGGCCTGCACATCGGACTTCTTATCACTCTGGCCATTATGATCTATAAAAAGTCTACAACTCAGCTGTTTGAAAAACATTCTTGTCTGTATATCCTGACCTTTGGATTTGTGAACGCTAAGATCTCGCAGAAGTTGGTG GTGGCTCACATGACAAAAAGTGAAATCTGTCTTCAGGACACTGCATTTATTGGGCCAGGACTTCTGTTTTTGGACCAGTACTTCAACAGTTTTGTTGATGAATATATTGTTCTATGGATAGCACTG TTCATATCCTTGTTTGACATGCTGAGATATGCCACTGGTGTATGCCTGCAGATTGCTGCTCATCTTCATATACATGTCTTCAGAATTTCATCTCATCAAGCTCCTGAACAG GTACAGGTTGTTTCTCCATTGAGCCATCAGAATAACATGGACTGA
- the CHPT1 gene encoding cholinephosphotransferase 1 isoform X2: MAVPWALPAPLSPAQLKRLEQHRYSAAGRSLLEPWLQPYWAWLVEQVPLGLAPNAITLGGLLLNCLTALPLIACCPTATEQAPFWAYILGALGLFIYQSLDAIDGKQARRTNSSSPLGELFDHGCDSISTVFVVLGSCIAIRLGTNPDWLFFSCFVGLFMFYSAHWQTYVSGILRFGKVDVTEAQIAITVLLLISACGGTAIWDFKVPLVGLELKFFAVFVILCGTALSFFNYFRVIFGGGVGKNGSTIAGTSVLSPGLHIGLLITLAIMIYKKSTTQLFEKHSCLYILTFGFVNAKISQKLVEPLSTLIIPTKYPQARKQGMTG; encoded by the exons atgGCCGTGCCCTGGGCTCTGCCCGCGCCCCTCAGCCCGGCGCAGCTGAAGCGCCTGGAGCAGCACCGCTACAGCGCGGCCGGGCGCTCGCTGCTGGAGCCGTGGCTGCAGCCCTATTGGGCCTGGCTGGTGGAGCAGGTCCCTCTGGGGCTGGCCCCCAACGCCATCACCCTGGGCGGCCTCTTGCTGAACTGCCTGACGGCGCTGCCGCTCATCGCCTGCTGCCCCACCGCCACCGAGCAG GCACCTTTTTGGGCATACATCCTGGGTGCATTAGGACTTTTTATCTACCAGTCTCTGGATGCCATTGATGGGAAGCAAGCCAGAAGAACAAACAGTAGTTCTCCTCTAGGAGAACTCTTTGATCATGGTTGCGACTCTATTTCCACAG tttttgttgTCCTTGGATCCTGCATAGCAATCCGACTAGGAACAAATCCTGACTGgttgtttttcagttgttttgtgGGACTGTTCATGTTCTATTCTGCTCACTGGCAGACATATGTATCAGGCATACTAAGGTTTGGAAA AGTTGATGTAACTGAAGCTCAGATAGCCATAACAGTGCTGCTCTTGATATCTGCGTGTGGTGGAACAGCAATATGGGACTTTAAG GTCCCTTTGGTGGGCTTAGAGCTGAAGTTCTTTGCAGTTTTTGTCATACTGTGTGGAAcagcactttcttttttcaattaCTTCCGTGTCATCTTTGGTGGAGGGGTTGGAAAGAATGGATCTACGATAGCA GGAACAAGTGTTCTTTCACCAGGCCTGCACATCGGACTTCTTATCACTCTGGCCATTATGATCTATAAAAAGTCTACAACTCAGCTGTTTGAAAAACATTCTTGTCTGTATATCCTGACCTTTGGATTTGTGAACGCTAAGATCTCGCAGAAGTTGGTG GAACCTCTCAGTACTTTAATCATACCCACCAAGTATCCACAAGCAAGGAAGCAAGGAATGACAGGGTGA